Proteins from a single region of Halorubrum sp. 2020YC2:
- a CDS encoding ribosome assembly factor SBDS, whose amino-acid sequence MISLDEAVTARLESHGERFEVLIDPDAALAIKRGEFDEDLEEVIAAEDVFENASRGDRPAEEDLETVFGTTEPLEIIPEVVERGEIQITAEQRAEMQERKHNQLVTTITRNAVNPQMDDSPHPPERIERALEEAGFQIDPMEPVENQIDDALDALRPVIPIRFEEVTMAVQLPADYAGSGQAQIREFGDLEREEWQNDGSWVGVLTFPAGLQNELYDLVNEVTSGEGDARVVKDKDELRTR is encoded by the coding sequence ATGATATCGCTCGACGAGGCCGTGACGGCCCGACTGGAGTCACACGGGGAGCGCTTCGAGGTCCTGATAGACCCCGACGCCGCGCTCGCGATCAAGCGGGGAGAGTTCGACGAGGACTTAGAGGAGGTCATCGCCGCGGAGGACGTCTTCGAGAACGCCTCGCGGGGCGACCGGCCGGCCGAGGAGGACTTAGAGACCGTCTTCGGCACGACGGAGCCGCTTGAGATCATCCCCGAGGTCGTCGAGCGCGGGGAGATACAGATCACCGCCGAGCAGCGCGCGGAGATGCAAGAGCGGAAGCACAACCAGCTCGTCACCACCATCACGCGCAACGCCGTGAACCCGCAGATGGACGACTCCCCGCACCCGCCGGAGCGGATCGAGCGCGCCCTCGAGGAGGCCGGGTTCCAGATCGACCCGATGGAACCGGTGGAAAACCAGATCGACGACGCGCTCGACGCGCTCCGCCCGGTGATCCCGATCCGGTTCGAGGAGGTGACGATGGCGGTGCAGCTCCCGGCCGACTACGCGGGATCCGGACAGGCGCAGATCAGGGAGTTCGGTGACCTCGAACGCGAGGAGTGGCAGAACGACGGCTCGTGGGTCGGCGTCCTCACCTTCCCCGCCGGCCTCCAGAACGAGCTGTACGACCTCGTCAACGAGGTCACCTCCGGGGAGGGGGACGCCCGGGTGGTCAAGGACAAAGACGAGCTTCGGACCCGCTGA
- a CDS encoding zinc ABC transporter substrate-binding protein, whose protein sequence is MTHSRRSVLRRGAGLAVAGTAASLAGCSGAADGGSEGFDSGYAAFFTLNDWANEVAGDRASFEDPVDVGRLGHGWTPDGTLAADVAATDAFVYLDSPEFSWAQDLAGTLEADYDTVAVIDGLAGLEDDLLDWDHAHGGEDEEHDEGGETHDGEGGNHDGEGEDHDGEGGNHDGEGEDHDGGGEEPRYDPHVWVDPVLAADVVDTIATGLGEADPDNADAYADNADAYAEELGAVDDAFESIAEDAARDVAVLAGHNSFQYLEARYGFRLRSPVGVSPQNEPTQSEIADTIDLVDDEGIDVVLYDRFQSPRLAESIVENSDATEALPVTPAGGTTREWNDAGYGYLEQMTEINVPAFERAFGAQ, encoded by the coding sequence ATGACTCACTCACGACGGTCGGTGCTGCGGCGGGGCGCCGGACTCGCGGTCGCGGGGACGGCGGCGTCGCTGGCGGGATGTTCCGGCGCCGCGGACGGCGGGTCCGAGGGTTTCGACTCCGGGTACGCGGCGTTCTTCACCCTCAACGACTGGGCGAACGAGGTCGCGGGCGACCGCGCGAGCTTCGAGGACCCCGTCGACGTGGGGCGGCTCGGCCACGGCTGGACCCCGGACGGGACCCTCGCCGCCGACGTCGCCGCGACGGACGCGTTCGTCTACCTCGACAGCCCGGAGTTCTCGTGGGCGCAGGACCTGGCCGGAACGCTCGAAGCCGACTACGACACGGTGGCCGTGATCGACGGGCTGGCCGGGCTGGAGGACGACCTCCTCGACTGGGACCACGCGCACGGCGGCGAAGACGAAGAACACGACGAGGGCGGCGAGACCCACGACGGAGAGGGAGGGAACCACGACGGAGAGGGGGAGGACCACGACGGAGAAGGAGGGAACCACGACGGAGAGGGGGAGGACCACGACGGAGGGGGCGAGGAGCCCCGGTACGACCCGCACGTCTGGGTCGACCCGGTGTTGGCCGCGGACGTCGTCGACACGATCGCAACGGGGCTGGGCGAGGCGGACCCGGACAACGCCGACGCGTACGCCGACAACGCCGACGCGTACGCCGAGGAACTCGGCGCGGTCGACGACGCCTTCGAGTCGATCGCGGAAGACGCCGCCCGGGACGTGGCGGTGCTGGCGGGCCACAACTCCTTCCAGTACCTGGAGGCGCGCTACGGCTTCCGGCTCCGCTCGCCGGTCGGCGTCTCGCCGCAGAACGAGCCGACGCAGTCGGAGATCGCCGACACCATCGACCTCGTCGACGACGAGGGGATAGACGTCGTGCTGTACGACCGCTTCCAGTCGCCCCGGCTCGCGGAGTCCATCGTCGAGAACAGCGACGCGACGGAGGCGCTCCCGGTCACGCCCGCGGGGGGAACGACCCGCGAGTGGAACGACGCCGGGTACGGCTACCTCGAACAGATGACCGAGATCAACGTCCCCGCCTTCGAGCGGGCGTTCGGCGCGCAGTGA
- a CDS encoding CRTAC1 family protein, whose product MFTERSALVDDGRPMRGYGVAVTPGRDGPLVLVAGYGEPNRLYAREGDRFSDTACGIVADGTRHGMGVCAADLDADGCEEVYVHNCARGVDGGDPDLLLSRLEADRYRWTDVFAREVNADRLDVRAGRSVAALDRLGTGRYGVAVSGYAAPLAFYELGDDGEVTDMAEAVGLEVESGCRSLLAVPYRSREGDLFAGVEGGPNRLFSNRDGHYARTDGGPELSDPGGDTRGAALVDEGGTFALAVGNEAAPSRLLRCSPGGGYDDVAPPALRDAGAVRTVVAADFDNDGREELFFNVCGAENRLFERVDGSGEPSRWEPVSLGAAAEPDGFGTGAVAADLDGDGALELLVVHGEVAAQPVTAYGDPDAPSAGWLRVRPTTRQGAPARGAVVTLETPDGVQRRTVDAGGGCLCQTEPVAHFGLGDAEPLRVDVRWPDGRERTVVGPSADREITVKHPSRRATDRDARTTR is encoded by the coding sequence ATGTTCACGGAGCGGTCCGCCCTCGTCGACGACGGACGCCCGATGCGCGGGTACGGCGTCGCGGTGACTCCCGGCCGCGACGGGCCGCTCGTCCTCGTCGCCGGCTACGGCGAACCGAACCGGCTGTACGCCCGAGAGGGCGACCGCTTTTCGGACACCGCCTGCGGCATCGTCGCGGACGGGACGCGCCACGGGATGGGCGTGTGCGCGGCCGACCTCGACGCCGACGGCTGCGAGGAGGTGTACGTCCACAACTGCGCGCGCGGCGTCGACGGCGGCGACCCCGACCTCCTCTTGAGCCGGCTGGAGGCCGACCGGTACCGCTGGACCGACGTGTTCGCGCGGGAGGTGAACGCCGACCGGCTCGACGTCCGCGCCGGCCGGTCGGTCGCCGCGCTCGACCGGCTGGGAACGGGTCGCTACGGCGTCGCCGTCTCCGGCTACGCCGCGCCGCTCGCGTTCTACGAACTGGGCGACGACGGCGAGGTGACCGACATGGCCGAGGCGGTCGGGCTGGAGGTGGAGAGCGGCTGTCGGTCGCTGCTCGCGGTCCCGTACCGCTCCCGCGAGGGGGACCTGTTCGCGGGCGTCGAGGGCGGCCCGAACCGACTGTTCAGCAACCGCGACGGCCACTACGCCCGGACCGACGGCGGTCCCGAGCTCTCGGACCCCGGCGGAGACACGCGCGGCGCCGCGCTCGTCGACGAGGGCGGCACGTTCGCGCTCGCGGTCGGCAACGAGGCGGCGCCGAGCCGCCTCCTGCGCTGTTCGCCCGGCGGCGGCTACGACGACGTGGCGCCGCCCGCGCTGCGCGACGCGGGCGCGGTCCGGACGGTCGTCGCTGCGGACTTCGATAACGACGGCCGCGAGGAGCTGTTCTTCAACGTCTGCGGCGCCGAGAACCGGCTGTTCGAACGGGTCGACGGGTCCGGCGAGCCGTCGCGCTGGGAGCCCGTATCCCTCGGCGCGGCGGCGGAGCCGGACGGGTTCGGCACCGGGGCGGTGGCGGCCGACCTCGACGGCGACGGGGCGCTTGAGCTCCTCGTCGTCCACGGAGAGGTCGCCGCGCAGCCGGTGACGGCCTACGGCGACCCGGACGCGCCGTCGGCCGGGTGGCTCCGCGTGCGCCCGACGACGCGTCAGGGCGCGCCGGCCCGGGGGGCGGTCGTGACGTTGGAGACCCCCGACGGCGTCCAGCGGCGGACGGTCGACGCCGGCGGCGGCTGCCTCTGTCAGACGGAGCCGGTCGCGCACTTCGGGCTGGGGGACGCGGAGCCGCTGCGCGTGGACGTGCGGTGGCCGGACGGCCGCGAGCGGACCGTCGTCGGCCCGAGCGCGGACCGCGAGATCACGGTCAAACACCCGTCGCGGAGGGCGACCGACCGCGACGCGCGGACGACGAGATAG
- the purM gene encoding phosphoribosylformylglycinamidine cyclo-ligase — protein sequence MSEGDEGDDGGPGGATDGDELTYADAGVDIDASEAATAALVGAVGSDPDADDAGSDYAGLLDIGDRYLALATDGVGTKLLVAEALRDYSTVGIDCIAMNVNDLVAAGVRPVAFVDYLAVDEPDERFAEQVGAGLSRGAELADVELVGGETAVMPDVIRGLDLAGACVGLAAKDGVFDGRAEPGDALLGWRSSGIHSNGLTLAREAATRNHEYTDACPFEGYETVGEALLEPTRIYTDLLDPMRERGVRGAAHVTGGGWTNLTRLGANRYVVEDAFDPQPVFEFVQREGGVSDEEMYRTFNMGTGFVAALDADDAESLADETDGRVIGHVEESEGDGGSVAIRGLDL from the coding sequence ATGTCCGAGGGCGACGAGGGCGACGACGGGGGACCGGGCGGGGCGACCGACGGCGACGAACTCACCTACGCGGACGCGGGCGTCGACATCGACGCGAGCGAGGCCGCGACCGCGGCGCTCGTCGGCGCGGTCGGCTCGGATCCCGACGCGGACGACGCCGGGAGCGACTACGCCGGCCTGCTCGACATCGGCGACCGCTACCTCGCGCTCGCGACCGACGGCGTCGGAACGAAACTGCTCGTCGCGGAGGCGCTTCGCGACTACTCGACGGTCGGGATCGACTGTATCGCGATGAACGTCAACGACCTCGTCGCGGCCGGGGTCCGCCCGGTCGCGTTCGTCGACTACCTCGCGGTCGACGAGCCGGACGAGCGGTTCGCGGAGCAGGTCGGTGCGGGGCTCTCGCGGGGGGCGGAGCTGGCCGACGTCGAACTCGTCGGCGGCGAGACAGCGGTGATGCCCGACGTGATTCGCGGGCTCGACCTGGCGGGGGCCTGCGTCGGTCTCGCGGCGAAGGACGGCGTGTTCGACGGCCGGGCGGAGCCGGGCGACGCCTTACTCGGCTGGCGCTCGTCGGGGATCCACTCGAACGGGCTCACGCTGGCGCGGGAGGCGGCGACCCGCAATCACGAGTACACCGACGCCTGTCCGTTCGAGGGGTACGAGACCGTCGGGGAGGCGCTCTTAGAGCCGACCCGAATCTACACCGACCTGCTCGACCCGATGCGCGAGCGCGGCGTGCGCGGCGCGGCCCACGTCACCGGCGGCGGCTGGACGAACCTGACGCGGCTCGGCGCGAACCGGTACGTCGTCGAGGACGCGTTCGACCCCCAGCCCGTCTTCGAGTTCGTCCAGCGCGAGGGGGGCGTCTCCGACGAGGAGATGTACCGGACGTTCAACATGGGAACCGGCTTCGTCGCGGCGCTCGACGCTGACGACGCCGAGTCGCTGGCCGACGAGACTGACGGTCGCGTGATCGGGCACGTGGAGGAGAGTGAGGGCGACGGGGGGAGCGTCGCGATCCGCGGACTGGATTTATAA
- a CDS encoding DUF6360 family protein, protein MPNRLLRVNAYTTLDLVDGRARGHEFESDAPGVVNVTAPREDPDHVTLEVELDGTEIDDLAAHADEFDLSPAQARTLAEALESTADRVEAAQNGDDL, encoded by the coding sequence ATGCCGAACCGCCTGCTCCGCGTGAACGCCTACACGACGCTGGATCTGGTCGACGGGCGCGCCCGTGGCCACGAGTTCGAGAGCGACGCGCCCGGCGTCGTGAACGTCACCGCGCCACGGGAGGACCCCGACCACGTCACGCTGGAGGTCGAACTGGACGGAACGGAAATCGACGACCTCGCCGCCCACGCCGACGAGTTCGACCTCTCGCCCGCGCAAGCGAGAACGCTGGCCGAGGCCTTGGAGTCGACGGCGGACCGCGTCGAAGCCGCGCAGAACGGCGACGATTTATAA
- a CDS encoding winged helix-turn-helix domain-containing protein, which produces MSRLLPSLPDASPEEREPRVVGVDDDEADDLIAALGSETARAILSTLHDRPATKSELAEEVDTSLQNVQYHLSRLDEADLVDVVDTAYSEKGREMDVYAAADEPLVLFAGGSEESTGIKTALMRLLGGYGVIGLAAVAAQRLLAVGSLGGAAGYAGASGGGDAGTATTDGADGSGADGADGPGIESVQDQNTAADGADGAIELVGDPLAEYAVSLVEPGVVFFVAAALVFTLAWAYWYRSSN; this is translated from the coding sequence ATGTCCCGGCTGTTGCCCTCCCTGCCGGACGCGAGTCCCGAGGAGCGCGAGCCCCGGGTCGTCGGCGTCGACGACGACGAGGCCGACGACCTCATCGCCGCCCTCGGCTCCGAGACCGCCAGAGCGATCCTCTCGACGCTCCACGACCGCCCGGCGACGAAGTCCGAGCTCGCAGAGGAGGTCGACACCTCGCTCCAGAACGTCCAGTACCACCTCTCGCGGCTCGACGAGGCCGACCTCGTCGACGTCGTCGACACCGCCTACTCGGAGAAGGGCCGCGAGATGGACGTGTACGCCGCCGCGGACGAGCCGCTCGTGCTGTTCGCGGGCGGCTCCGAGGAGTCGACCGGGATCAAGACCGCGCTGATGCGCCTGCTCGGCGGCTACGGGGTAATCGGCCTCGCGGCGGTCGCGGCCCAGCGGCTCCTCGCGGTCGGCTCGCTCGGTGGGGCGGCCGGCTACGCGGGCGCGTCCGGCGGCGGCGACGCGGGGACGGCGACGACCGACGGCGCGGACGGGAGCGGAGCGGACGGCGCCGACGGTCCCGGGATAGAGAGCGTTCAAGACCAGAACACCGCCGCCGACGGCGCCGACGGCGCGATCGAACTCGTGGGCGACCCGCTCGCGGAGTACGCCGTCTCGCTCGTCGAGCCGGGGGTCGTCTTCTTCGTCGCCGCCGCGCTCGTGTTCACGCTCGCGTGGGCGTACTGGTACCGCTCGTCGAACTAG
- a CDS encoding bifunctional nuclease family protein: MEHEAEVVGVGAGSAPSGDVPAVILSARGEYVPIFVSGDQARSIGMALEGEPFDRPLTHDLLVDILTEFGGAIDRVRVDDLRDGTFYAKVDAERYDDGEPERFVFDARPSDALALAVRVDCPIVVTDEVIDEAGRPSDSVQFSGDGDPSEER, from the coding sequence ATGGAACACGAGGCCGAGGTCGTCGGGGTCGGTGCGGGGTCGGCGCCGAGCGGCGACGTCCCGGCGGTGATCCTGTCCGCTCGCGGCGAGTACGTCCCGATATTCGTCAGCGGCGACCAGGCTCGATCGATCGGCATGGCGCTGGAGGGGGAACCGTTCGACCGACCGCTCACGCACGACCTCCTCGTCGATATCCTCACGGAGTTCGGCGGTGCCATCGACCGCGTCCGCGTCGACGACCTCCGCGACGGCACCTTCTACGCGAAGGTCGACGCCGAGCGCTACGACGACGGCGAGCCGGAGCGGTTCGTCTTCGACGCGCGCCCCTCCGACGCGCTCGCGCTCGCGGTGCGCGTCGACTGTCCCATCGTCGTGACCGACGAGGTGATAGACGAGGCGGGCCGCCCGTCGGACTCGGTCCAGTTCAGCGGCGACGGCGACCCCTCCGAGGAGCGCTGA
- a CDS encoding DUF393 domain-containing protein → MPTDPDDADAPVLIFDGDCPYCSVAAVALRRLDGVVAVPWEADPVGPFLDAQFGSRPFAMVLVDPAERRVYAGRSAAEELAGRAGTPGIVGGLVRDNYDAIAGVVGALSGRDRDPADFHDTYPLDGDAGEMVTSLRTAADEAPAALS, encoded by the coding sequence ATGCCTACCGACCCGGACGACGCCGACGCGCCGGTGTTGATCTTCGACGGCGACTGTCCCTACTGCTCGGTCGCGGCGGTCGCGCTCCGCCGGCTCGACGGCGTGGTCGCGGTCCCGTGGGAGGCCGACCCGGTCGGGCCGTTCCTCGACGCGCAGTTCGGCTCGCGCCCGTTCGCGATGGTGCTCGTCGACCCCGCAGAGCGCCGGGTGTACGCCGGTCGGTCGGCGGCCGAGGAGCTGGCCGGCCGCGCCGGGACGCCCGGGATCGTCGGCGGACTCGTCCGCGACAACTACGACGCGATCGCCGGCGTCGTCGGCGCGCTGTCGGGCCGCGACCGCGACCCGGCGGACTTCCACGACACCTACCCGCTCGACGGCGACGCGGGCGAGATGGTGACCTCGCTCCGGACGGCCGCCGACGAGGCGCCGGCCGCGCTGTCGTGA
- a CDS encoding acyl-CoA thioesterase, with protein MDETATLASSHTEMTEMLLPNDTNNLGRALGGAVLHWMDICGAIAGMRFSNRQVVTASMDHVDFIAPIEMGEVAIIEGYVFNTGRTSVDVKVDVRAENPRTDETRRTTTSYFTFVALDDDGRPTPVPDLECPSEDEAALRDDAMSGREEQLRQVVDRYDL; from the coding sequence ATGGACGAGACGGCCACGCTCGCCTCCTCGCACACCGAGATGACGGAGATGCTGCTGCCGAACGACACGAACAACCTCGGCCGCGCGCTCGGGGGCGCCGTGTTGCACTGGATGGACATCTGCGGCGCCATCGCCGGGATGCGCTTCTCGAACCGGCAGGTGGTCACCGCCTCGATGGACCACGTCGACTTCATCGCGCCCATCGAGATGGGCGAGGTCGCCATCATCGAGGGGTACGTGTTCAACACCGGCCGGACGAGCGTCGACGTGAAGGTCGACGTGCGCGCGGAGAACCCCCGAACCGACGAGACGCGCCGCACGACCACCTCCTACTTCACCTTCGTCGCGCTCGACGACGACGGCCGCCCCACGCCGGTCCCCGATCTGGAGTGTCCGAGCGAGGACGAGGCGGCGCTCCGCGACGACGCTATGAGCGGCCGCGAGGAGCAGTTGCGACAGGTCGTCGACCGGTACGACCTCTGA
- a CDS encoding YbaK/EbsC family protein — MHPRAAEFEERARERYGVDLDVVEFEAGTETAAAAADAVGCETGAIASTIVAALSGRERDGALVAAVTSGANRLALDAVADYFDADAAEMGDPSRIREVVGWSIGGVPPICHDTAVPTVFDPALTEYGTVYGAAGTPSAVFAVDPETLVGLADATVVDLTE; from the coding sequence ATGCATCCACGCGCGGCGGAGTTCGAGGAGCGGGCGCGGGAACGGTACGGGGTCGACCTCGACGTGGTGGAGTTCGAGGCGGGCACGGAGACGGCGGCCGCCGCGGCCGACGCCGTCGGCTGCGAGACGGGCGCCATCGCGTCGACCATCGTCGCGGCGCTCTCGGGCCGCGAGCGAGACGGGGCGCTCGTCGCCGCGGTCACGAGCGGCGCGAACAGACTGGCTCTCGACGCCGTCGCTGACTACTTCGACGCCGACGCCGCCGAGATGGGCGACCCGAGTCGCATCCGCGAGGTGGTCGGCTGGAGCATCGGAGGCGTCCCGCCGATCTGTCACGACACCGCGGTCCCGACCGTCTTCGATCCGGCGCTGACCGAGTACGGCACCGTCTACGGCGCGGCGGGGACGCCGAGCGCGGTGTTCGCGGTCGACCCCGAGACGCTCGTCGGCCTCGCGGACGCGACCGTCGTCGACCTCACCGAGTGA
- a CDS encoding metal ABC transporter permease, whose amino-acid sequence MSGETPADGGDSTRSERRPRQERGLRRTAELAGIGVTAVVAAVMLGFVLLYWAQDLPVASDLYAAFRSLGRGMDAAFGTNVFRHPIMWQSMAVGVLVGVVAPLVGSFLVHREMALIGETLAHTAFAGVAVGILVTSSTGWNGSLLLVALVVGVLGALAVQWLTDRTDAYGDVPIAIMLSGSFAVGTLIISYGDGLTGVNIQGYLFGNLAVVTPEGARLMGALSLLVVAGVALTYKQLVFITFDEQAARVAQLNVTGYNTLLVVLTAVVVVGAMQVLGVILVAAMLVVPVAAASQVARSFRETVYLAVIFGQLSVLGGFAVSIGLGLPSGGSIVVTAIAVYLASIVGSGFSVKAISAHG is encoded by the coding sequence ATGAGCGGAGAGACACCGGCGGACGGCGGCGACTCGACACGGTCCGAGCGTCGCCCCCGCCAAGAGAGAGGGCTCCGCCGGACCGCGGAACTCGCCGGTATCGGCGTCACCGCGGTCGTCGCGGCCGTCATGCTCGGATTCGTCCTGCTGTACTGGGCACAGGACCTCCCGGTGGCGAGCGACCTGTACGCCGCGTTCCGCTCGCTCGGGCGGGGGATGGACGCCGCGTTCGGCACGAACGTCTTCCGGCACCCGATCATGTGGCAGTCGATGGCGGTCGGCGTGCTCGTCGGCGTGGTCGCGCCCCTCGTCGGCTCGTTCCTCGTCCACCGCGAGATGGCGCTGATCGGGGAGACGCTCGCGCACACGGCGTTCGCCGGCGTCGCGGTCGGAATCCTCGTCACCTCCTCAACTGGGTGGAACGGGTCGCTGCTGCTCGTCGCGCTCGTCGTCGGGGTCCTCGGCGCGCTCGCGGTCCAGTGGCTCACCGACCGCACCGACGCGTACGGCGACGTGCCCATCGCGATCATGCTCAGCGGGAGCTTCGCGGTCGGCACCCTGATCATCAGCTACGGCGACGGGCTCACGGGAGTGAACATCCAGGGATACCTGTTCGGGAACCTCGCAGTCGTCACCCCCGAGGGAGCGCGGCTGATGGGCGCGCTCTCGCTTCTCGTCGTCGCGGGCGTGGCGCTGACGTACAAACAGCTCGTCTTCATCACCTTCGACGAGCAGGCGGCGCGGGTCGCACAGCTGAACGTCACCGGCTACAACACCCTGCTCGTGGTGTTGACCGCCGTCGTCGTCGTCGGCGCGATGCAGGTGCTCGGCGTCATCCTCGTCGCCGCGATGCTGGTCGTTCCCGTCGCGGCCGCCTCGCAGGTCGCCCGGAGCTTCCGCGAGACGGTGTACCTCGCGGTGATCTTCGGCCAGCTGTCGGTGCTCGGCGGCTTCGCGGTCTCCATCGGTCTCGGGCTCCCCTCCGGGGGATCCATCGTCGTCACGGCCATCGCGGTGTACCTCGCGAGCATCGTCGGCTCCGGCTTCTCCGTGAAGGCCATCTCGGCGCACGGATGA
- a CDS encoding metalloprotease, with product MSGATFSGRRIGGLYFSGAELRDLLVAWLALGVAFTLFFVGGSGGIGRILAAGVLPPLFVALATAGVAFLLHEVAHKVVAVHYDQVAEFRADSGMLFIAVMSSLLGFIFAAPGAVHHRGRLTPREHGHIALAGPVVNLGLMVVFFPLYALGGIVGSEIVTVLGARGIAINVFLAAFNLVPYGPLDGKTVLNWSKPVWAGSFAVSVLLTVWLVFVIGLGFGGPF from the coding sequence ATGAGCGGCGCGACCTTCTCCGGGCGCCGGATCGGCGGCCTCTACTTCAGCGGCGCGGAGCTCCGCGACCTGCTCGTCGCGTGGCTCGCGCTCGGCGTGGCGTTCACGCTGTTCTTCGTCGGCGGGTCGGGGGGGATCGGCCGGATCCTCGCGGCGGGCGTGCTCCCGCCGCTGTTCGTCGCGCTCGCGACCGCCGGGGTCGCCTTCCTCCTCCACGAGGTCGCGCACAAGGTGGTCGCGGTCCACTACGACCAGGTCGCGGAGTTCCGCGCGGACAGCGGCATGCTGTTTATCGCCGTGATGAGTTCGCTTCTCGGGTTCATCTTCGCCGCGCCGGGCGCCGTCCACCACCGCGGGCGGCTGACGCCCCGCGAACACGGCCACATCGCGCTCGCCGGCCCCGTCGTGAACCTCGGGCTGATGGTCGTCTTCTTCCCGCTGTACGCGCTCGGCGGGATCGTCGGCAGCGAGATAGTGACGGTCCTCGGCGCGCGCGGCATCGCGATCAACGTCTTCCTCGCGGCGTTCAACCTCGTCCCGTACGGCCCCCTCGACGGGAAGACGGTGCTGAACTGGAGCAAGCCCGTCTGGGCCGGCTCTTTCGCCGTCTCCGTGCTGCTCACGGTGTGGCTCGTGTTCGTCATCGGACTCGGCTTCGGCGGCCCGTTCTGA
- a CDS encoding metal ABC transporter ATP-binding protein, producing the protein MSAIVDLDGVTFAYGDTVAVRDVSLTVEEGDFLGLVGPNGSGKTTLLHLMLGLHEPDEGSVELFGRPVDEFDDGGRIGYVSQKATSRGGAMPVTVRECVTMGRFAHAGRGRLSEADRAAVADAIETVGIGGLTDRLVSELSGGQKQRAYIARALASDADLLALDEPTVGVDAESRDAFYALLDDLNGEGITVMLIEHDIGVVTDRANRIACINTELYHHGDTESFVESDALAEAYGTTGQVVHHHH; encoded by the coding sequence GTGAGCGCAATCGTCGACCTCGACGGCGTGACGTTCGCCTACGGCGACACGGTCGCCGTGAGAGACGTCTCTCTGACGGTCGAGGAGGGCGACTTCCTCGGGCTGGTCGGGCCGAACGGCTCCGGGAAGACCACCCTGCTCCACCTCATGCTCGGCCTCCACGAGCCCGACGAGGGGTCCGTGGAGCTGTTCGGCCGCCCCGTCGACGAGTTCGACGACGGCGGCCGGATCGGCTACGTCTCCCAGAAGGCGACGAGCCGGGGCGGCGCGATGCCGGTCACCGTCCGCGAGTGCGTCACCATGGGCCGGTTCGCGCACGCCGGACGGGGGCGGCTCTCCGAGGCCGACCGCGCCGCCGTCGCGGACGCGATCGAGACCGTCGGGATCGGGGGCCTGACCGACAGGCTCGTCTCTGAGCTGTCCGGCGGGCAGAAGCAGCGGGCGTACATCGCGCGGGCCCTCGCGAGCGACGCGGACCTACTCGCGCTGGACGAGCCGACCGTCGGCGTCGACGCCGAGTCGCGCGACGCGTTCTACGCCCTCCTCGACGACCTCAACGGCGAGGGGATCACCGTCATGCTCATCGAGCACGACATCGGCGTCGTCACCGACCGCGCGAACCGCATCGCCTGTATCAACACCGAGCTGTACCACCACGGGGACACCGAGTCGTTCGTCGAGAGCGACGCGCTCGCGGAGGCGTACGGCACGACCGGACAGGTCGTTCACCACCACCACTGA
- a CDS encoding GIY-YIG nuclease family protein, giving the protein MSDADGGSYTLVVALTDDATLSAGALGEHRFPAGAYAYTGSALGSGGFSRVDRHRRTARGDHDVRHWHVDYLLGHPAARIDRVVRSVSVDVECAVAERLPAGPIAGFGASDCGCPSHLASGDRDETAECDGDAGNALDALAERALAAHEAAVAETDDLDATVEVVAGSEE; this is encoded by the coding sequence ATGAGCGACGCCGACGGCGGCAGCTACACGCTCGTCGTCGCCCTCACGGACGACGCGACGCTGTCGGCGGGCGCGCTCGGGGAACACCGGTTCCCGGCCGGCGCGTACGCCTACACGGGGAGCGCGCTCGGCTCGGGCGGCTTCTCGCGGGTGGACAGACACCGCCGGACCGCGCGCGGCGACCACGACGTCCGCCACTGGCACGTCGACTACCTGCTCGGGCACCCGGCCGCGCGGATCGACCGCGTCGTCCGGAGCGTCAGCGTCGACGTCGAGTGCGCGGTCGCGGAGCGGCTGCCGGCCGGGCCGATAGCGGGGTTCGGCGCCTCGGACTGCGGCTGTCCGAGCCACCTCGCGAGCGGCGACCGGGACGAGACCGCCGAGTGCGACGGCGATGCCGGCAACGCCCTCGACGCCCTCGCGGAGCGCGCGCTGGCGGCGCACGAGGCGGCGGTCGCGGAGACCGACGACTTAGACGCGACCGTCGAGGTCGTCGCGGGTTCAGAGGAGTAG